The DNA region TAAAATCCGTTTATTCCCAGTCTAATGCTTTTTTCTTGATGATGTAGAAAAAGCCAACTAATAAAAGTGCCATGAATACGATCATCTTTAGCATTCCTTCAATTCCTAATTCTTTGAAGTTTACAGCCCAAGGATAAAGAAAAATTACCTCTACGTCAAACAATACAAACAAAATAGCAACCAGGAAATATTTTACTGAAAATGGGATACGTGCATTACCAACAGATTCGATACCACACTCAAAGTTTTTGTCTTTTACCTCAGAACTTCTTTTTGGTCCTAATTTTCCGGAAATAATGATTGTTCCTACCACAAATCCAATAGCTAAAATTGCTTGCATTAAAATAGGAATGTAACTGTATTGATCAGATTGCATAAACTTAGGTTTTTTACTTAAAGAATAAGCCACAAAGATAACTTTCAACTCTGTAAAACACAAGCTAAAAAAGGATTTAAGTGTGCAACAAAAGGGTGAATTTTTGTAATTTTTATTGATTATAAATAAGAGTTTGTTTTTTTAAGTTTTTTTTAAGATTTAACCTAAAAAAAAACGTTTCGAAATTAATCGAAACGTTTTCAAAACCATTCAGAGGCAAAAAAAATAAATTGCTATATTTTTCTTAGATTACTGCTACTTTAGCAGCAACTTTCCCTTTTCTTCCTTCTTCTTCTTCATAGCTTACACGGTCTCCTTCGCGTAATTCTTCCGCGTTAATTCCTGAAGCGTGAACGAAGATATCTTTTCCTGTTTCTTCGTCTGTAATGAATCCATAACCTTTAGATTCATTGAAAAATTTTACTGTACCTGTACGCATTGTAATTGTAATAATAATTTATAATGAAGCAAATGTAATATATAAATTCATACAAAAGACAATAAGGTGTTAATTTTTTGTAAAAATTATTGATTCACAGTGTTTTCGCTATTTATATTGCATCAATTTTGATATAGAAGAATTTTATTTAAGAATCAATAATAGTTAAAATAAATGTTAAAAAAGTAGCTTATATTTTACAAAATTTTCGTATATTATGCCAGAGCTGTTCTTTAAATTTATGTTTTTGTGGGAGAATACTTGTATTTGCTGACTTCGCAATTTTTAGTTAACATTTTTTTAACACTCAAGCCAGAAGAAAAAGTATAAAAAAAACTGCAACTAATAAGATTTAGCTGCAGTTTTTTTGTTTTTAAATTTATAAGAATTTATATCGTATCAAGTTTAATATGAAGTTCTTTTAGTTGAGCGTCATCAATTTTTGCAGGAGCATCGATCATAACATCACGTCCTGAATTATTTTTTGGGAACGCAATAAAATCTCTAATTGTTTCCTGACCTCCTAAAATAGCCACCAATCTGTCTAAACCAAAAGCTAAACCTCCGTGTGGTGGAGCTCCAAATTGAAAAGCATCCATTAAAAAGCCAAATTGTGCTTTTGCTTCTTCTTCTGTAAAGCCTAAATATTTGAACATTAATTGCTGAGTTGCTTTGTCGTGAATACGAATTGATCCTCCGCCAATTTCATTTCCGTTAAGAACCATATCATATGCATTAGCACGAACCTTTCCAGGATCAGTTTCTAATAGTTGCATGTCTTCTGGTTTTGGAGATGTAAACGGGT from uncultured Flavobacterium sp. includes:
- a CDS encoding NADH-quinone oxidoreductase subunit A encodes the protein MQSDQYSYIPILMQAILAIGFVVGTIIISGKLGPKRSSEVKDKNFECGIESVGNARIPFSVKYFLVAILFVLFDVEVIFLYPWAVNFKELGIEGMLKMIVFMALLLVGFFYIIKKKALDWE
- a CDS encoding cold shock domain-containing protein, giving the protein MRTGTVKFFNESKGYGFITDEETGKDIFVHASGINAEELREGDRVSYEEEEGRKGKVAAKVAVI